A genome region from Camelina sativa cultivar DH55 chromosome 10, Cs, whole genome shotgun sequence includes the following:
- the LOC104717587 gene encoding probable LRR receptor-like serine/threonine-protein kinase At4g26540 produces MPPNIYRLSFFFSSLLCFFFLPCFSLDEQGQALLSWKSQLNISGDALSSWNIAATSPCNWVGIKCNRGGEVSEIQVKGMDLQGSPSVTSLLSLKSLTSLTLSSLNLTGVIPKEIGDFTELELLDLSDNSLSGDIPVETFRLKKLKTLSLNTNNLEGPIPTEIGNLTDLVELMLFDNKLSGEIPRSIGELKNLQVFRAGGNKNLRGELPWEIGNCENLVMLGLAETSLSGSLPASIGNLKVVQTIAIYTSLLSGPIPDEIGNCTELQNLYLYQNSISGSIPTTIGGLKKLQSLLLWQNNLVGKIPTELGSCPELWLIDFSENLLTGNIPRSFGKLENLQELQLSVNQISGTIPEELMNCTKLTHLEIDNNLITGEIPSLMSNLRSLTMFFAWQNKLTGNIPQSLSQCRELQAIDLSYNTLSGPIPKEIFGLQNLTKLLLLSNDLSGFIPPDVGNCTNLYRLRLNGNRLAGSIPSEIGNLKNLNFVDISENRLVGIIPPAISGCESLEFLDLHSNSLSGSLLGTLPKSLKLIDFSDNALSGPLPPGIGLLTELTKLNLAKNRFSGEIPREISTCQSLQLLNLGENAFSGEIPDELGKISSLAISLNLSRNEFVGAIPSRFSDLKNLGVLDVSHNRLTGNLIVLTDLQNLVSLNVSFNDFSGDLPNTPFFRKLPLSDLASNKGLYISTAISTRSESTTRNSSVVKLTILILIVVTAVLILLAVYTLVRARIAGKQLLGEEIDSWEVTLYQKLDFSIDDIVKNLTSANVIGTGSSGVVYRITIPSGESLAVKKMWSKEESGAFNSEIKTLGSIRHRNIVRLLGWCTNRNLKLLFYDYLPNGSLSSRLHGAGKGGSVDWEARYDVVLGVAHALAYLHHDCLPVIIHGDVKAMNVLLGPHLEPYLADFGLARTVSGYPNTGIDLSKPSNRPPLAGSYGYMAPEHASMQLITERSDVYSYGVVLLEVLTGKHPLDPDLPGGAHLVKWVRDHLAEKKDPSRLLDPRLIGRTDLIMHEMLQTLAVAFLCVSNKANERPLMKDVVAMLTEIREVDVGRSETGKIKSEGCGSKEPQQLMSNEKIIISHGSSNCSFAFSDDSV; encoded by the exons atGCCACCAAATATCTATAgactctccttcttcttctcatccctactctgtttcttcttcctcccctgTTTCTCTCTCGACGAACAAGGTCAAGCTCTCTTGTCATGGAAGTCCCAATTGAACATCTCCGGCGACGCTCTTTCCTCCTGGAACATTGCCGCCACATCTCCTTGCAATTGGGTCGGCATAAAATGCAACCGTGGAGGAGAAGTTTCGGAGATACAAGTCAAAGGCATGGACTTGCAAGGTTCTCCGTCGGTGACGAGTCTCCTCAGCCTCAAGTCTCTTACTTCACTCACTTTATCTTCACTTAATCTCACCGGAGTAATCCCCAAGGAGATCGGAGACTTCACCGAGCTCGAGTTGCTCGATTTATCGGATAATTCTCTCTCCGGAGACATCCCTGTGGAAACCTTCAGGCTCAAGAAACTCAAGACTCTGTCTCTCAACACCAACAACCTCGAAGGTCCGATTCCGACGGAGATTGGGAATCTAACGGACCTTGTTGAGCTCATGCTTTTCGACAACAAGCTATCCGGAGAGATCCCGAGGAGTATCGGAGAACTCAAGAATCTACAAGTCTTTCGTGCCGGTGGGAACAAGAATCTAAGAGGTGAGCTTCCTTGGGAGATAGGCAATTGCGAGAATCTTGTAATGCTTGGTCTCGCCGAGACTAGTCTCTCCGGTAGTCTTCCGGCGTCCATTGGAAACTTGAAAGTCGTTCAGACAATTGCAATTTACACGTCACTCTTGTCTGGTCCGATCCCGGATGAGATTGGAAACTGTACAGAGCTCCAGAACCTCTACTTGTATCAGAATTCGATCTCTGGATCGATCCCTACGACCATTGGAGGTCTAAAGAAGCTGCAGAGTCTACTCTTATGGCAGAACAATCTCGTTGGGAAGATCCCGACCGAGCTTGGGAGTTGTCCGGAGCTCTGGCTGATCGATTTTTCCGAAAATCTCCTCACCGGGAACATCCCAAGAAGCTTTGGGAAACTTGAGAATCTACAAGAGCTTCAGCTGAGCGTAAACCAGATCTCAGGAACAATCCCTGAAGAGCTAATGAATTGCACCAAGCTTACGCATTTAGAGATCGACAATAACCTAATCACCGGAGAGATCCCGTCGTTGATGAGTAACCTAAGAAGCTTAACCATGTTCTTCGCCTGGCAGAACAAGTTAACCGGAAACATCCCACAAAGTCTCTCCCAGTGTCGTGAGCTTCAAGCTATCGATCTATCTTACAACACTCTCTCTGGTCCCATTCCCAAAGAGATCTTCGGGTTACAAAACCTaacgaagcttcttcttctctccaacgACTTGTCTGGTTTCATACCGCCTGATGTTGGAAACTGCACGAATCTTTACCGGTTGAGACTCAACGGAAACAGACTTGCCGGAAGTATACCGTCGGAAATAGGTAACTTGAAAAACCTCAACTTTGTTGATATTAGTGAGAACCGTCTCGTCGGGATAATTCCTCCGGCGATCTCTGGTTGTGAAAGCCTAGAGTTTCTTGATCTACACTCAAACAGTCTCTCCGGTTCATTGCTCGGTACGCTTCCTAAAAGCTTGAAGTTGATAGATTTCTCCGATAATGCTCTGTCTGGTCCTCTTCCTCCGGGAATAGGGTTGTTAACAGAGCTTACAAAGCTCAATCTCGCCAAGAATAGATTCTCCGGCGAAATCCCTAGAGAAATCTCCACCTGTCAGAGTCTTCAGCTTCTCAATCTCGGCGAAAATGCATTCTCCGGTGAAATCCCAGACGAATTAGGTAAAATCTCGTCTCTAGCAATCTCTCTTAATCTCAGCCGCAACGAGTTCGTCGGAGCAATCCCGTCGAGATTCTCCGACTTGAAAAATCTAGGAGTGCTCGACGTCTCTCACAACCGACTCACCGGAAACCTAATCGTATTAACGGATTTACAGAACCTCGTCTCTCTCAACGTCTCCTTCAACGATTTCTCCGGCGACTTACCCAACACCCCTTTTTTCCGGAAGCTTCCACTCTCTGATCTCGCTTCAAACAAAGGGCTTTACATCTCTACCGCAATCTCGACCCGATCCGAGTCGACGACCCGGAATAGCTCCGTTGTCAAATTAACGATTTTGATCCTCATCGTCGTCACCGCCGTACTTATTCTCCTGGCGGTTTACACTCTAGTCCGGGCACGAATCGCCGGAAAACAACTCCTCGGCGAAGAGATAGATTCGTGGGAAGTGACCCTTTACCAAAAACTCGATTTTTCAATCGACGACATCGTCAAGAATCTGACGTCGGCGAACGTGATCGGAACCGGAAGCTCCGGCGTGGTATACCGTATTACGATTCCCTCCGGCGAGTCACTGGCGGTGAAGAAAATGTGGTCGAAGGAAGAGAGCGGTGCGTTTAACTCCGAGATTAAGACTCTTGGTTCGATTCGTCACAGAAACATAGTTCGTCTTCTTGGTTGGTGCACGAATCGGAATCTGAAACTCTTGTTCTATGATTATCTCCCTAACGGTAGCCTGAGCTCTCGGCTTCACGGCGCCGGTAAAGGAGGAAGTGTTGATTGGGAGGCTCGATACGACGTCGTTCTTGGTGTGGCCCATGCACTTGCTTATCTCCATCACGATTGTCTCCCCGTAATTATACATGGTGACGTTAAAGCTATGAATGTTTTATTGGGTCCTCACTTGGAACCCTACTTAGCTGATTTCGGTTTAGCTAGAACCGTCTCCGGTTATCCAAATACCGGAATTGATTTATCAAAACCCTCCAACCGGCCTCCGTTGGCTGGCTCCTACGGTTACATGGCTCCGG AACATGCTTCGATGCAACTTATAACCGAGAGGAGCGATGTTTATAGCTACGGAGTGGTATTGTTAGAGGTTTTAACTGGAAAGCATCCGTTAGATCCGGATCTACCAGGTGGTGCACACTTGGTTAAGTGGGTGAGAGATCACTTGGCTGAGAAAAAAGATCCTAGCAGGCTTCTTGACCCGAGACTCATTGGACGGACTGACCTGATAATGCATGAGATGCTTCAAACTCTTGCGGTCGCGTTCCTGTGTGTGAGCAACAAGGCAAACGAACGGCCTTTGATGAAAGATGTTGTGGCAATGCTCACAGAGATAAGAGAGGTTGATGTTGGGCGATCAGAGACCGGTAAGATCAAAAGTGAAGGCTGCGGAAGCAAAGAGCCTCAACAATTGATGTCAAatgagaaaattattatttctcaCGGTTCATCTAACTGTTCATTTGCGTTTTCGGATGACTCCGTTTGA
- the LOC104717589 gene encoding fructose-bisphosphate aldolase 5, cytosolic isoform X2, with protein MSAFVGKYADELIKTAKYIATPGKGILAADESTGTIGKRFASINVENIESNRQALRELLFTSPGTFPCLSGVILFEETLYQKTSDGKPFVDLLMESGVIPGIKVDKGVVDLAGTNGETTTQGLDSLGTRCQEYYKAGARFAKWRAVLKIGATEPSELSIQDNAKGLARYAIICQENGLVPIVEPEILTDGSHDIKQCAAVTETVLAAVYKALNEHHVLLEGTLLKPNMVTPGSDSPKVTPEVIADYTVTALRRTVPPAVPGIVFLSGGQSEEEATLNLNAMNKLDVLKPWTLTFSFGRALQQSTLKAWAGKTENVAKAQATFLTRCKANSDATLGKYTGGASGDSAASESLYVKGYKY; from the exons ATGTCTGCTTTTGTCGGCAAATACGCAG ATGAGCTGATCAAGACAGCCAAGTACATTGCAACACCGGGAAAGGGTATTTTGGCGGCAGACGAGAGCACAGGAACCATCGGGAAACGATTCGCCAGTATCAATGTTGAGAACATTGAGTCCAACCGCCAAGCTCTCCGTGAGCTCCTCTTCACTTCCCCTGGAACCTTCCCTTGCCTCTCTGGTGTTATCCTCTTCGAGGAAACTCTCTACCAGAAAACCTCTGATGGAAAGCCCTTCGTCGATCTTCTCATG gAGAGTGGTGTTATTCCCGGAATCAAAGTGGACAAGGGTGTGGTTGATCTAGCAGGGACAAACGGTGAGACCACTACTCAGGGTCTAGACTCACTTGGTACACGGTGCCAGGAGTATTACAAGGCAGGAGCCCGGTTTGCTAAATGGCGCGCAGTCCTCAAGATTGGGGCCACCGAGCCAAGCGAGCTCTCGATCCAAGACAACGCCAAGGGTCTAGCTCGCTATGCCATAATCTGCCAGGAGAACGGACTTGTCCCGATCGTCGAGCCAGAGATTCTGACCGACGGGAGCCACGACATCAAGCAATGTGCGGCTGTAACCGAGACGGTTCTTGCTGCCGTGTACAAGGCCTTGAACGAACACCATGTCCTCCTCGAAGGCACCCTGCTTAAACCTAACATGGTCACTCCCGGCTCCGACAGCCCAAAG GTTACTCCGGAAGTAATTGCGGACTACACAGTGACTGCTCTACGCCGCACAGTCCCACCAGCTGTCCCAGGAATCGTGTTCCTCTCAGGCGGACAGAGCGAAGAGGAAGCAACACTAAATCTGAACGCAATGAACAAGCTCGACGTGTTGAAGCCATGGACGCTCACTTTCTCTTTTGGCCGAGCCCTCCAGCAAAGCACTCTCAAGGCTTGGGCCGGTAAGACCGAGAACGTAGCCAAAGCTCAGGCCACCTTCCTGACCAGGTGCAAGGCTAACTCAGATGCTACCCTCGGGAAATACACAGGCGGGGCTTCCGGTGACTCGGCCGCATCCGAGAGCTTGTATGTGAAAGGATACAAGTACTAG
- the LOC104717589 gene encoding fructose-bisphosphate aldolase 5, cytosolic isoform X1 — protein MSAFVGKYADELIKTAKYIATPGKGILAADESTGTIGKRFASINVENIESNRQALRELLFTSPGTFPCLSGVILFEETLYQKTSDGKPFVDLLMESGVIPGIKVDKGVVDLAGTNGETTTQGLDSLGTRCQEYYKAGARFAKWRAVLKIGATEPSELSIQDNAKGLARYAIICQENGLVPIVEPEILTDGSHDIKQCAAVTETVLAAVYKALNEHHVLLEGTLLKPNMVTPGSDSPKVTPEVIADYTVTALRRTVPPAVPGIVFLSGGQSEEEATLNLNAMNKLDVLKPWTLTFSFGRALQQSTLKAWAGKTENVAKAQATFLTRCKANSDATLGKYTGGASGDSAASESLYVKGYKY, from the exons ATGTCTGCTTTTGTCGGCAAATACGCAG ATGAGCTGATCAAGACAGCCAAGTACATTGCAACACCGGGAAAGGGTATTTTGGCGGCAGACGAGAGCACAGGAACCATCGGGAAACGATTCGCCAGTATCAATGTTGAGAACATTGAGTCCAACCGCCAAGCTCTCCGTGAGCTCCTCTTCACTTCCCCTGGAACCTTCCCTTGCCTCTCTGGTGTTATCCTCTTCGAGGAAACTCTCTACCAGAAAACCTCTGATGGAAAGCCCTTCGTCGATCTTCTCATG gAGAGTGGTGTTATTCCCGGAATCAAAGTGGACAAGGGTGTGGTTGATCTAGCAGGGACAAACGGTGAGACCACTACTCAGGGTCTAGACTCACTTGGTACACGGTGCCAGGAGTATTACAAGGCAGGAGCCCGGTTTGCTAAATGGCGCGCAGTCCTCAAGATTGGGGCCACCGAGCCAAGCGAGCTCTCGATCCAAGACAACGCCAAGGGTCTAGCTCGCTATGCCATAATCTGCCAGGAGAACGGACTTGTCCCGATCGTCGAGCCAGAGATTCTGACCGACGGGAGCCACGACATCAAGCAATGTGCGGCTGTGACCGAGACGGTTCTTGCTGCCGTGTACAAGGCCTTGAACGAACACCATGTCCTCCTCGAAGGCACCCTGCTTAAACCTAACATGGTCACTCCCGGCTCCGACAGCCCAAAG GTTACTCCGGAAGTAATTGCGGACTACACAGTGACTGCTCTACGCCGCACAGTCCCACCAGCTGTCCCAGGAATCGTGTTCCTCTCAGGCGGACAGAGCGAAGAGGAAGCAACACTAAATCTGAACGCAATGAACAAGCTCGACGTGTTGAAGCCATGGACGCTCACTTTCTCTTTTGGCCGAGCCCTCCAGCAAAGCACTCTCAAGGCTTGGGCCGGTAAGACCGAGAACGTAGCCAAAGCTCAGGCCACCTTCCTGACCAGGTGCAAGGCTAACTCAGATGCTACCCTCGGGAAATACACAGGCGGGGCTTCCGGTGACTCGGCCGCATCCGAGAGCTTGTATGTGAAAGGATACAAGTACTAG